The genomic DNA ttgtttttattttttattagtaaGTTGAAAGCCTGTAAATTCCTGTAGAAACTTAGACACAAATTATGTGGTTCCCTAGTTTTTGCCTTGATCATAGATTCCCTCTATAAATTACCAACAGTCCATCActgattgaaatattttctatagtTAAGATTTGCTGCATAATATAGTATATAGAATTAAGTTATAACGTACTAACATTTTGCCTTTGAAGGAGGTTTAATTCATATCAGGATTCAAGTTGCTCATCAACATTCTTTCACGTCTAATAATTATAGTTTATTTAAATGTGCTCAACATTGCAAAATGCAAATGTGCAAAAACATTGAGACAGTATTACTGTCACTTTGGAAAGGATGTTCCTTGGGGATCATACATGAACATGTCAATTTAGCTTGCATTAAGCCACCTGCTCTGTAAGTGGATTGAATAATAAAAACCTTCAGTTTCTCTTGTCTTTGTCTTTCATGATCAGATTAAGTGTAAAATGGTTTACAGTAAATCTAGAGGATAAACTGTTATGTTTACActaaaaaatccatttataaATATTACCTTATCTAATTTGATGCCTGTTTCTGTATGGTTAAAGCTgcttcccttttatttttttttttttacttgttagTAGTAGCATTTGCGAGTACAGTGTCTATTGCTGGCAACAAACTTCACACCTCTGGCACTGAGGCTTTAAACAGAGAAATTTTATTCCAGCATGTGAGATAAACTGACCTTTTCAATCTTAATTGCATTGCTAAAACTGAAGTTAAAACCACTTTGTGCTTGTATGATGGGGGATATGGGAGAGAGGCAACATGATTGGACTGCTTCAAAACCTGACTTGGGTTTGTGCTAAAGCTTCTTGAACATTTTGGCTATAGGAAACTGAAAGCGACTGCAAAGTTGAAGCTGCGTTAATTTATTCCTTGCTAAGAATAAAAAAGTAACTGGAAGGACTGAACAGACTGTGTTTTCCAGTGACTGTTGAAAAGAAGTTAATTGACCACTAAGGCCTGAAGACTGATGATACTCATTTCTAAAAGTTTCCAAGAAGGTACTGGAGAGAtacaggacaaaaaaaccccagagcttCTGAACTGAGACCCTGGGTATGTGATAGAATCTATTTTGGCTTCCTTACAGGATGAAGAAGCACAGGttgggggggtttgtttttttttctttttaaggaaatattttatggGTCTAATTTGAGTGCCTGGTACTTAGAGGTATTTTAGTGATCCATGAATTGATCTGTTATATAATAGCTACTGATACTGTCTTGCTTTTAAATGTATGCATAACATTGTAATGTGATGCTGAACACTTAGGTATTTGTCAGGAATCAGTGTTCTGATCTTAATGCTATTGCAGGGGCTAAAAAGCTGCAGCTTACTTCTGTTCCAGAAGGTTGTGACTTAACCATAGAttaaggaaggagaaggaataGGCTTGtcattttgaaaatttccaCCACTTACTGTGCTTTATATGCTTAGATGCATTGCCTTAAGTTTTCTGCAGCATCTTTGAAGATAAGATTCTCAACAGTATGCATCAAATTACTTTTCATATAAAATTCCATTGtcaaaagaaatccttttgtatgcaataaataaaatgttagaCTGGTATCattcaaaatgtgtttcttttgcaatttttttcaccttccctTGTTCTGCTCTTGAAATCTTGATCCCTAAACATTTTTGCTTACACATATTAATTACTGCAGTTAACTGCCCAAGAAAAGACTCTTGGCGAAGGGTGATAACTTCAATTAacttaattaattattaattaactCCGTTTGGCAGAATAATTATCTGGAACCTTCAGAGCTAATTGTAAGAGACTGGAGAAGAGTTTTAAGTAAACTTTTCTGTCGGTTTAGGCGACGGTAGCGTTGAAGTTCCTGAATCTCGGGCCTCGGGAGGTTATTAAAGCTCCTGCCGCCTGTTGGGCTGCCTCCCCGAGGCGGGGCGGCCCGTAGCTCCCGGCCGAGGGGCGCCGTTCGCTCCCCGCCGTGCCGGCCGCGTCGGGGTTAAACCAccgggcccgccccgccccgccccccggAAGCGGCTCAGCCGTTTCCTGCTAGGGCGGGGCCTGTGCGGACGGACCAATCGGACGCGTGCATCGTACGAAGTTGTCCAATAGTAGAGCAGGACAGGGTTTAAAGGGAGCCGCGGCAGCGTGAGGGAGCGGCCGTCGGTTTGGCTGGGAGCGGTTGCGGTTCTGTGCGAAGCGGTGGCAGCGGCCCCCCGTGTGTCCGTGCTCATGGCCCTCCCGGTGACCCGTCGTGCTCCTGTGAGTACCGCCGCGGGCCGGGGGACCGCAGAGGAGCAGCCCGGGGGCTGGGGGGCGAGAGAGGGGCCGCCGGCCGCCAAGGGGCCCCGCCGCTCTTTGCCCTCAGGAGGCGCGGGGGCCGCGGGCTGGCCGGGCGGGCGTGCGGCTGGGGGCAGCTCTCGGCTCTCCGGGCGTCCGGGGCCCCCCGTAGTtgggcgggagcggcggcggccggaCCGAGCTGTGGCCTGGCGGTGGGAGGAGGCCCCGTTATGGGCAGCGcgggctctgctccccctcGGCCTGGCCTTGgccgcccgccgctcccccgcGGAACAGGGCGGCATGTGGGAGTGCGAAAACTAAAGCTGCTTTAGGCGGGGGGTGTAGGAAGGGACTACAGGACCTTCTTTTCTGTGGTCAATGTTTAATGGTATAAACTGAACTCCACGAAAAACCTGAAATCTGGTGGTCTCATTGCTGCGCATAAcgaagaaaaatattttttgcgTGTATAGCAtagctttttaatttatatgGCATATATGTAACAAGGAACTTGCTTTATGCATCCCCTGGGGGGCGCTGCTAGAGTTCCAAAGTGTAAGGATAATAGCGTTAAATACGCAGGTGAGCACTCTGACCTTACAAAGTTTAAAAGTATGAGATAGGGTACATTGCTTAATTTTGCAGTACCGTTCACAAGTCGAGTGCTCTGAACCTACAGAGGAGGCTTCTTCCTCTGAACGTATGTGACCGGCTAGGAGGTAAAAGCTGGTCGAGTAATGCATCATAGGTACAGAGGTACACACAGGCACGGTGGTGGTAAGTCTATAATGGAGTCAGGTATTGGAAAGTTGTTGGTCTGTGATTGAAACTTTtgcaattttctcattttagatCACTAGAGGGATGGAGAATGCTGCGTCTGACCTTAGAAGTAAAGCGAAAACTCAAGTGACTGGCAAAAGGGCTGCTTTAggagaaataggaaataaagtTTCAACAAGAGGAACTAACATATTAAAGGTAAAAGAACATCTGAAATCTCTATATAGGGAGAATTTGGATTGCTGCTCTGTACTAATAAGAATTGTTTTcataacagaaaacagaatgcCCCAAAGCATCCACAAAGCATGTGAAAGGACCTAGCAAGTTGACAAAAGGAATTGTACCACCTAAAGCTCCAGCTGCTGTAAATCAAGTAAACAAAGAAGCTGATGTTCCAAAGGTAGGAAGGGATGATACTGTTCCAGTTTTAAATTTGATTTGCAACTATGAGCTCTACCTTCACAGTAGTTCAGCTGTGGCTGtatctccttcccctgctgaaAAAGCAAAGCCTTTGTACTGAGATTTTGGTTTAATGCACGTTGTAGTTAAGGGCTGACAGCTCAAGTGGCAGAATGAGCTGTTGAATACTGGATGAAGTTTCTGCTTTAGCTGGCAGCTATAGAAGATCTTGGGATTCTAGGTTTGTGGTCTGTGAGTGAAAACTTCCTGCACTGGAGCCCAAGCTTGGTTTCAGCTTCCATCTAAAGAAATTGCATTAGTGACTGGTgaaacacagaagcaaaacattGAAACACAAACAGTAGATCCATAAGGTGTGTTAACAGACAGATCTGTTCATTAGGTTTTGTCTCCTGTCCCTATGGATGTATCAATGCAAGAGGAGGATTTGTGCCAAGCCTTCTCTGATGTGTTGCTCAACAACGTCGAAGACATTGACGCTGAGGACTCAGAGAACCCCCAGCTGTGCAGTGACTACGTCAAAGACATCTACATGtacctgagggagctggaggtaggctggcccagggctgcGGCGGTGTCGGGGGTTGtgtggctgctgtccccacagctgcagcaggcgGTGTCGGGGGTTGTGTGGccgctgtccccacagctgcagcaggcgGTGTCGGGGGTTGTGTGGccgctgtccccacagctgcagcaggcgGTGTCGGGGGTTGTGTGGccgctgtccccacagctgcagcagtcaGTGTCGGGGGTTGAGTGGCCGCTgaccccgctgtccccacagctgcagcaggcgGTGTCGGGGGTTGTGTGGccgctgtccccacagctgcagcagtcaGTGTCGGGGGTTGTGTGGccgctgtccccacagctgcagcaggcgGTGTCGGGGGTTGTGTGGccgctgtccccacagctgcagcaggcgGTGTCGGGGGTTGTGTGGCCGCTgaccccgctgtccccacagctgcagcaggcgGTGTCGGGGGTTGTGTGGccgctgtccccacagctgcagcagtcaGTGTCGGGGGTTGTGTGGccgctgtccccacagctgcagcaggcgGTGTCGGGGGTTGTGTGGccgctgtccccacagctgcagcaggcgGTGTCGGGGGTTGTGTGGccgctgtccccacagctgcagcaggcgGTGTCGGGGGTTGTGtggccgctgtccccgctgtccccacagctgcagcaggcgGTGTCGGGGGTTGTGTGGccgctgtccccacagctgcagcaggcgGTGTCGGGGGTTGTGTGGCCGCTgaccccgctgtccccacagctgcagcaggcgGTGCGGCCGCACTACCTGGACGGCAGGGTGACCAACGGGCGCATGCGCGCCATCCTGGTGGACTGGCTCGTCCAGGTGCACTCGAGGTTCCGCCTCCTGCAGGAGACGCTCTACATGTGTGTGGCCATCATGGACCGCTTCTTACAGGTGAGATCTCAGAGCGCCCTCGCCTCCTGCTCAGTAGTTACTCAGGTACTGTGGATGTAAAGGCCgtcaggatttttaaaaatctaacaATCTACAAAATCTGCTGTAAGCTGTTGCAGTGCAGCATCTTAActctgaggctgctgccctCTTTGAGCCTGTCCTTATACAGGCTCATTATACATTTTGCTTTGACTAGAGCGAAAACCTCATTTATAGGAATGAACACTGTCACGCTGGTATTCTAAACTGATAAATATGAATCTAACTATCTAGTTTGACACTTCAGGGCCTGAATTATAAATGTCTGTGTTGCAGAGTTATCCAGTACCTTGCAAGAAGCTTCAGTTGGTGGGTGTAACAGCACTGCTTGTAGCTTCAAAATATGAAGAGATACTGTCTCCTGATATAGCGGACTTTGTTTACATTACCGACAATGCCTACACCAGTAATGAAATTAGAGAAATGGAGAGAATTATTCTTAAAGAATTAAACTTTGACCTGGGGCGACCTCTTCCAATTCACTTCCTAAGAAGAGCATCAAAAGCTGGGGAGGTGGGTGCTTATCCTCATTGTCTAGCACTTTCTGGTATTGGTAAAGCCTCTCAGGATGGCTTCTGGCATTTTGGTCATGTGATCTTACCTCCTCCAGCTTAAATGCTGGATGGAGGAATACTCAGCTCTGAAACTCCACCGTGTGGAGTAACACGACAACATCACTGGCAGCCACTAGTACTTCACGTTTCTATTTACTGAGACCTGTGTTCAGCCTTAGTGGCAGGAATTTTACTGTTAAAGTAAGAACCCttgcttttaatctttttaatcCTGATGATCGGGGTACTTATTAGTAAAACACTAGCAGAGTTGTAGTTATTTGTAACTTCTGGTTGCAAATATTGTGCTATTCGAGAAGCAAAAGATAAGCTTTCTCTATGACccaaccctttttttttccccgccTCAGTAGTTATACTCAAATGACTCTCCACTGTTGAGGTGGGCTTCAAATACCTCAGCAGACCACTGGGTAACTTAAATATGGTTCTCCTTAAGTCATTTTACACCTCCTCTCCCCTAGTTTGCATTACAGAGGGAGCATTACTGTCCCTAGTTGGGCACAGCAGTACCTGATACTGCAGTTTTCTGTTAAAATCCCTCAGTTGACTTTGTGTCAAAATTCCAAATGGCTGCTGGTCTTGATTTTGAGAGGAATGTCTGTTAGAAATGATGGTCCCTAAACTGTAGTATTTGCTATTGTTTTGTTCTTGAACACAGTAAAAGCAATTCTGAATAATTATGCTAAAGTGACAAACTGTGGATTAACAAGTTGTCAACCTTCTAGGCTGATGCCAAGCAACACACACTAGCAAAATACCTGATGGAGCTGACCCTGATAGACTATGACATGGTTCACCACCGGCCTTCCGAGATCgcagctgctgcactgtgcCTGTCTCAGAAGGTTCTGGGACATAACAAATGGGTGAGTATTTGAATCAAACTTGTTCTTCACTCAATGGAATTGAAGCAGtaaaaaagcactttaaaataGTGTTTACATTGGTAACAGTGCTGGTGCTGGAATGATGGTTGGACAGCCTGATGTGTACTGGCAGGTAGGAAAAGGAATGTACCAGTAAAAACTCAGTCCTTTTCTGTGTGAATACTGGGGtacagaaggatttttcttgTGAAAGGATTGAGTTACTGAAGGCTGCACTGCAAGTGAAGGTAGATTTTCATGGTCCTTGCAGTATATGTAGGATAATGAAGTTGTGGACCATGAGTAGGGAGTTGTAATTCTTTCAGCTGGTAgttgctttttttattctctgttcaGTCTAGAAACATGGTCCTTGAAATTGATATGTTCTGACTTCTGCACATCAGGTTATTCTGGATCTGTCATTTAAACTGACAGCTAGTTTCCAGCACTTGAGGCTTAGCTGGGAATCAGCTCAGGGTGTTTGCTGCCTGAAGTGACTGTGCCTCAGCAATT from Sylvia atricapilla isolate bSylAtr1 chromosome 13, bSylAtr1.pri, whole genome shotgun sequence includes the following:
- the CCNB2 gene encoding G2/mitotic-specific cyclin-B2, which codes for MALPVTRRAPITRGMENAASDLRSKAKTQVTGKRAALGEIGNKVSTRGTNILKKTECPKASTKHVKGPSKLTKGIVPPKAPAAVNQVNKEADVPKVLSPVPMDVSMQEEDLCQAFSDVLLNNVEDIDAEDSENPQLCSDYVKDIYMYLRELELQQAVRPHYLDGRVTNGRMRAILVDWLVQVHSRFRLLQETLYMCVAIMDRFLQSYPVPCKKLQLVGVTALLVASKYEEILSPDIADFVYITDNAYTSNEIREMERIILKELNFDLGRPLPIHFLRRASKAGEADAKQHTLAKYLMELTLIDYDMVHHRPSEIAAAALCLSQKVLGHNKWGTKQHYYTGYAEDSLVMTMKHMAKNVVKVNEKLTKYAAIKNKYASSKLLTISTIPQLNSEIIKDLAASLL